In Hirundo rustica isolate bHirRus1 chromosome 2, bHirRus1.pri.v3, whole genome shotgun sequence, one genomic interval encodes:
- the MAP3K7CL gene encoding MAP3K7 C-terminal-like protein isoform X3: MQVYKQHCKIAEEYHEVKKEIALLEERKKELIARLEQVEKESMDAAQLAKEYAELTEENRTLKLAQTQCVEQLEKLRIQYQKRQGSS; this comes from the exons ATGCAGGTGTATAAACAGCACTGCAAAATAGCAGAAGAGTACCATGAAGTCAAGAAAGAAATTGCTCTGCTGGAAGAAAGAAA AAAGGAGCTGATTGCCAGACTGGAAcaagtggaaaaagaaagcatggATGCTGCTCAGCTGGCTAAGGAGTATGCAGAACTGACAGAGGAGAACCGGACACTGAAGCTGGCCCAGACGCAGTGCGTGGAGCAACTGGAAAAGCTCAGGATACAGTACCAAAAAAGACAGGGTTCGTCATAA